The stretch of DNA GTTTCAAAAACGCCGGTTGAGCTGGTCGAAACCGGGTTTTTAAACGAATTATACCAAGATTAGTTTGAAACCGTTACTTTTTCAGTAACAATGGCGGATATGTGGTGACGGGCACCTTCGTAGTCGAACAAATCTTTGTTATTCCGGGCATGGGTAGACATTTTGTGACGAGTATTGGCAATCGTGATTACACCATTATTACTGGGGTAACGCTGATTTACGCCATATTGCTGGTTGGGGCCAATCTGGCTGTGGATGTTATTTACGGTTGGCTTGACCCCCGTATACGCTATGAATGACCTTAGAAAGACAAATACGGGCCAACATAGTTTTTTGCGCCAGGCGAACGTATCGGACAATTTTGACTCGGCACCGACCAACTGCTGACAGGCGCCAATGGTCAAAGCCAGATTTCGGTGGAAGATTATGCCGTAGCCATGTTGGATGAGTTGGAAAACCCGACACACACTCGTCAACGATTCACGGTCGGTTATTAAACTGTAACGTAAGGATTCGGAGTAGACGCATAGAAGAGTCGAAGCCATAGGCTATTTAATGCTCATATTACCATAAGTTAAAGAGGGTCAATCACCAGGATTGCATCATCTTGCTCCTGTCAATAGTCTCAGCGGGTCCAATTTTGTTACCCTGAACGCAGCAAAGAATCTCCTTCGGGCCAATTAAAGAGGAGTTTCTGCGTTGTTACGCTCCTTAAATTGTTTTGAGCGCAGTCAAAAGAACGACATTTCCACTTAAGAATTTGGCTCTACTGATTCTGAACGAAAATTTTTTGTCAATTAATTGCAATTTCTCTTATGTTGATGTAAACTAGCTTCACTGGCTTTAAGTTTTATCCCAACTCGGGAGACGTAATCTTTATGGCAGACAACGGACAGACGAAAGCCCTGGAAACGGCCCTGGCCAACCTAAAAAAACGGTTTGGCGAGGGCGCTATTATGAAATTGGGCGAGGCGCAACATTTGCAAGTGGCCTCCATCCCCACCGGCTCGCTGTCCCTGGATATTGCCCTGGGCGTGGGCGGGGTGCCCAAAGGCCGGGTCATCGAAATTTACGGCCCGGAGAGTTCCGGTAAAACCACCCTCTGCCAGCACATCATTGCCGAAGCCCAAAAAACAGGGGGTATTGCCGCTTTTGTAGATGTAGAACACGCTTTAGACCCCATTTATGCCCAAAAATGCGGGGTGCAGATTAACGAGTTGTACGTATCTCAACCCGATACGGGCGAGCAGGCCCTGGAAATCACCGAAGCGTTGGTGCGCTCCGGGGTTTTAACCGTGGTGGTGGTTGATTCGGTGGCGGCCTTGGTGCCCCGGGCTGAGATTGAAGGTGAGATGGGCGATTCCCACATGGGTTTGCAGGCCCGTTTGATGAGCCAGGCGCTGCGTAAGTTAACAGGCGCCATCAAAACCAGCAATACCTCCGTTGTTTTCACCAACCAACTTCGCCAAAAGATTGGGGTTATGTTTGGCAACCCCGAAACCACCACCGGCGGGATGGCCCTGCGTTTTTATGCTTCGGTGCGGTTGGATATTCGCCGGATTCAGGCCATCAAGGATGGCGGCGACGTGGTGGGCAATCGCACCAGGGTAACGGTTAAAAAGAATAAAGTGGCCCCGCCCTTCAAAGTGGCCGAATTTGATATAATGTATAATGAGGGCATCTCTAAAGTAGGCGACATCCTGGACCTGGCTGTGGCCGAAGAGATTGTTGACAAACGGGGCGCCTTTTTCTCTTACGGTGAAACCCGGCTGGCCCAGGGCCGCGAAAACGCCAAAAAGTTTATGCAAGAAAATCCCGAGTTGACCCTGGAAATTGAAAACAAGATCAGAGAAAAGTTTGAACTGCCGCTCAGAGACCCGGCCACAGTTGATTACGGCTCAAGCCAAACCCAACCGGCCTCAAAAAAGGCGCTCTATGACGCGTCGGCAGAAACAGAAGAGCAGGATTAATTGGTATTATAGGGGCATTTCATTTTATTTATGGCCCCGCCAAAATTATAGGGTTCATCATGAGCCCGTTACAGCTTTTAATGATTTGCCGCAAACATCGAATCTAAGGCCGTCACTGCGATTCGATGTGAGTGTAGCAGCTATTGAAACCTGATTCGCTTCATAATAGGCAACTGTAGTCGTTAACCAAACTCGTGATGATGTAGTCGTTGAAAATTTTCACCGATAAAATCAAACTCTCTCTAAAGGGAACGTTTAAAACAAATTTACCGGGGGAGGCAAAAGCGTAGCTGCCAACGTGGATATGATTGTTTATCAAGATTGTCTCAAAGTGATTTTTGATCATACACAAAATAACTATGCCGTACCCAAATGGCAAACGGCGCATAAAACGGCCCCTGGTCGTTGTTGTAGCATTGGGTATATACGATTATTTTGAGGTTGGTAGTTTCGGCGCTCTCCCTTGAAGTTGGGCTTGAGCAGCGGTTAACGTGAGGCTTGGTTGTGAATGAAGTAAATTTTTTCAATACTTGCCCTGAACGTGAATTGAGTTTTGCCTGACTTGCTTTCTTGCAGACAAAGGTAAGTTTTTGAGGCAAACGATTGTTTTGTTTGCCTTTAAAATCTAAAATGGCCGGGCGGTAGTCAGGCGGTCAAAACGTAATGGGTAGGGCGCGGGGCCGGGTAATTCAATAGCCTTGCTGAATCTTAAAAGCTGTGACGATTTTCGTCATAGCTTTTGTTTTTTTTCAGGGGGTGTACATGGCCGGTATCATCACGGCCTTACAGGTACAACAGCGAAATCAAGAACGGGTCAATGTATTTGTGGACGGCCAATTCGCCCTGGGCGTGACCATGCTGGTGGCCGCCACCTTGCGTAAAGGTCAATATTTAAGCGACACCGATATAGAAAAACTCAAACAGGAGGACCAGCGCAGCAAGGCTTACGATAAAGCGATACGCTTTTTAGGGTATCGAGCGCGGAGTCAAACAGAGGTGGCCGATTATTTGCGCGACAAAGGCTATGCCCCTGAAGTGATTGAGGAAACCGTGAGCCGCCTGGTTGAGCGGCAATATCTTGATGACGAGGCGTTTGCCCGTTTTTGGTTGGAAAATAGAGAACAATTTCGGCCGCGCGGGCGACAGGCCTTGCGCTACGAGTTAAAACAAAAAGGTATTTCCGACGAAATCATCCAAACCGTTTTGGCCGATGTAGATGAAGATGAATTGGCCTGGCTGGCCGTGGCCGGTAAACTTCAACGCTGGCAAAATTTGCCTGAACCGGATTTACAGAAAAAGGTAATCAGCTTTTTGAGCAGGCGTGGTTTTAGTTACCAAACGGCTCGTCAGGTTTTCGACCGCGCCCGGTCCTTGTTGAATATTGGGGAGTAGCCGGGACGCATTTTTGGTGACTCTAAGGTCCACTTGGGACGTTAGAGCGGCGACATTAAAAAACGAAGAGAGGAAAGAAGCGTATGAATATTGTAGGATATGTTATTGTGGCTATTGTGGCTTTGGTGGGGGGCGTTGCTCTTGGCTATTTATACTATCGGCGGGTGAGCAAACAAACAGTGGAATCGGCCGATGTATTGGCCAAAGGAATTATTGCCCAGGCCGAAGCGCAAAGTAAAGAATTAGAGATTCGCTCCAAAGAGGAAGCCATTCGGGTACGGGGTGAAACTGAAAAGGAAATCAACCGCAAACGGCAGGAACTTGATCGAATTGAAGAAAGGCTGCAAAAGCGTCAGGAAAATCTGGATAGACGTTTTGAAAATATTGACAAAAGAGAGCGCAACCTCAACAAGCGCCAGAGTCAAATTGACAAACGAGCCAATGAAATAGAACAACTCAATGAAGAAAGACTGGCCGAACTGGAACGCATCTCCACCATGAGCCGGGACGAGGCCAAAGAGATGCTTCTGCAAGCAATAGAAACCGAGGCCAGACAAGATATGGCCCGGGTGCTGCGCCAGGTAGAGGCCGACGTAAAAGAAGAGGCCGACCGTAAAGCCCGCAAAATCATTGCCCTGGCCATGCAGCGCATTGCTTCGGACCAGGTATCGGAAACCACGGTGTCGTCGGTGCCGCTGCCCAGCGACGATATGAAAGGCCGCATTATTGGCCGCCAGGGTCGTAATATCCGCGCTTTTGAAAACGCCACCGGCATTGACGTGATTGTGGATGACACCCCGGAAGCCATCATCTTGACCGGCTTTGACCCGGTGCGGCGTGAAGTGGCCCGCCTGGCCATGAGCCGCCTGATCACCGATGGCCGCATCCATCCGGCCCGTATTGAAAAGCTGGTTAAAAAAGTGCGCGAGGAAGTTAATCAAATTATTCAAGAGGAAGGGGAACGAGCGGCCTACGAGGCGGGGGTGCATCGGTTACACCCGGAGTTGATCAAACTGTTGGGTCGTTTGAAATACCGCACCAGCTATGGTCAAAATCAGCACGCCCACGCGGTTGAAGCTTCTCGCCTGGCCGTGATTATTGCCAATGAACTGGGCGCGGAGATAGAGATTTGCCGGGAGGGCGCCCTGCTGCACGATATTGGCAAGGCCGTTGACCATGAAGTTGAAGGCCCGCACGCCATTATTGGGGCCGATATTGCTAAACGTTATGGCGTAAACGAAAAGGTGATCAATTGCATTGCTTCGCACCACCATGAAGTAGAGCAGGAATCGCTAGAGGCGGTGATTGTGGAAGTGGCCGACGCCATTTCCGGGGCGCGGCCAGGCGCTCGCCGGGAAAGTTTGGAGAATTACGTCAAACGCATCAAGGCCCTGGAAGAGGTGGCCAACTCTTTCAAGGGTGTGGAAGAATC from Anaerolineae bacterium encodes:
- the recA gene encoding recombinase RecA, which codes for MADNGQTKALETALANLKKRFGEGAIMKLGEAQHLQVASIPTGSLSLDIALGVGGVPKGRVIEIYGPESSGKTTLCQHIIAEAQKTGGIAAFVDVEHALDPIYAQKCGVQINELYVSQPDTGEQALEITEALVRSGVLTVVVVDSVAALVPRAEIEGEMGDSHMGLQARLMSQALRKLTGAIKTSNTSVVFTNQLRQKIGVMFGNPETTTGGMALRFYASVRLDIRRIQAIKDGGDVVGNRTRVTVKKNKVAPPFKVAEFDIMYNEGISKVGDILDLAVAEEIVDKRGAFFSYGETRLAQGRENAKKFMQENPELTLEIENKIREKFELPLRDPATVDYGSSQTQPASKKALYDASAETEEQD
- a CDS encoding RecX family transcriptional regulator, coding for MAGIITALQVQQRNQERVNVFVDGQFALGVTMLVAATLRKGQYLSDTDIEKLKQEDQRSKAYDKAIRFLGYRARSQTEVADYLRDKGYAPEVIEETVSRLVERQYLDDEAFARFWLENREQFRPRGRQALRYELKQKGISDEIIQTVLADVDEDELAWLAVAGKLQRWQNLPEPDLQKKVISFLSRRGFSYQTARQVFDRARSLLNIGE
- the rny gene encoding ribonuclease Y, with the translated sequence MNIVGYVIVAIVALVGGVALGYLYYRRVSKQTVESADVLAKGIIAQAEAQSKELEIRSKEEAIRVRGETEKEINRKRQELDRIEERLQKRQENLDRRFENIDKRERNLNKRQSQIDKRANEIEQLNEERLAELERISTMSRDEAKEMLLQAIETEARQDMARVLRQVEADVKEEADRKARKIIALAMQRIASDQVSETTVSSVPLPSDDMKGRIIGRQGRNIRAFENATGIDVIVDDTPEAIILTGFDPVRREVARLAMSRLITDGRIHPARIEKLVKKVREEVNQIIQEEGERAAYEAGVHRLHPELIKLLGRLKYRTSYGQNQHAHAVEASRLAVIIANELGAEIEICREGALLHDIGKAVDHEVEGPHAIIGADIAKRYGVNEKVINCIASHHHEVEQESLEAVIVEVADAISGARPGARRESLENYVKRIKALEEVANSFKGVEESFAIQAGREIRIIVRPEEVDDYEAIKMSKEIARQVEESLEYPGQIKVTVVRETRAIDYAK